The Desulfobulbaceae bacterium DB1 genome contains a region encoding:
- a CDS encoding type I restriction endonuclease, protein MKFTEERLEQAIIELLEGEGYPHVLGQGIARDPADVLIKEDLRTFLATQYKADNITPGEIEFIVRKLETFPASDLYESNKAIMKMVSDGFLLKREDRSKKDLYVQLIDYRQLTAFRTPEASELATVVAEQPAVYHAGNNIFKIVNQLEITGYEKRIPDGILYINGLPLVVFEFKSAIREEATIHDAYVQLTVRYRRDIPELFKYNAICVISDGVNNKAGSFFAQYEFFYAWRKTDGGDLVEKDGIDSLFTMIKGLFNQDRLRDIIRNFIYFPDTSKKDEKILCRYPQYYAANKLYQNIKAHRRPEGDGKGGTYFGATGCGKSFTMLFLTRLLMKSVDFASPTIVLITDRTDLDDQLSAQFTNGKGYIGDDSVISVENRGHLRELLKGRNSGGVFLTTIHKFTEDTELLTDRDNVICISDEAHRSQVNLDQKVRITEKNGVKSVSKTYGFAKYLHDSLPNATYVGFTGTPIDATLDVFGEVVDAYTMTESVADEITVRIVYEGRAAKVLLDNSKLQEIEEYYAQCAEEGASEYQIEESKKANAQMNSILGDPDRIKALADDFVKHYEARVSEGATVKGKAMFVCSSRFIAWDFYKAVIALRPEWADVKVCEEGVELSEKEKKEIKPMERFKMIMTRGQDDPKELYDMLGTKDYRKELDRQFKNGKSNFKIAIVVDMWLTGFDVPFLDTMYIDKPIQRHNLIQTISRVNRKFESKEKGLVVDYIGIKRQMNQALAQYSKTDSSNFEEVEQSIVVVKDHLDLLAKVFHKFDKKPYFSGAPLEQLHCLNMAAEFAMITDTQEKRFMYLVKRLKAAYDICCGSDAFSQDERDHIHFYLAVRSIVFKLTKGDAPDTAQMNAKVREMIKEAIKSDGVEEIFKMGKDGGKEHDLFDDDYLAKIEKIKLPNTKIKILQQLLAKAIGDFKKVNKIKGIDFSKKLKALVERYNERKEQDVLVSEVLDDFTNEIYDLIQALRKEKESFADLGIDFEEKAFYDILKALAHKYDFEYPEDKLLHLAKEVKVIVDDKAKYTDWDARDDIKAELKADLIILLAENDYPPVDRDEVYKEIFEQAENFKRFQGAGASAGDRI, encoded by the coding sequence ATGAAATTCACTGAAGAACGCTTAGAACAGGCGATTATCGAGCTTCTTGAAGGAGAGGGCTATCCCCATGTCCTTGGCCAGGGCATTGCCCGCGATCCTGCCGACGTTCTCATCAAGGAAGACCTGCGAACCTTCCTGGCCACTCAATACAAAGCCGACAACATCACCCCCGGCGAGATAGAATTCATTGTCCGCAAGCTGGAGACCTTCCCCGCTTCCGATTTGTACGAGAGCAACAAGGCCATCATGAAAATGGTCTCGGACGGTTTTCTGCTCAAAAGGGAAGACCGCAGCAAGAAAGACCTCTATGTCCAGCTTATCGACTACAGACAACTGACAGCATTCCGCACCCCGGAAGCCTCTGAACTGGCAACCGTAGTTGCCGAGCAGCCTGCCGTCTACCATGCAGGCAATAATATCTTTAAAATCGTTAATCAGCTTGAAATTACCGGATATGAAAAGCGCATCCCGGACGGTATTCTTTATATCAACGGCCTGCCTTTGGTGGTTTTTGAGTTCAAGAGCGCCATCCGGGAAGAGGCCACCATCCATGACGCCTATGTGCAGTTGACGGTGCGTTACCGGCGGGACATCCCGGAACTGTTCAAATACAACGCCATTTGCGTGATCAGCGACGGGGTGAACAACAAGGCCGGTTCCTTCTTTGCTCAATACGAATTTTTCTATGCCTGGCGCAAAACCGATGGCGGCGATCTGGTTGAAAAGGATGGTATCGACTCGCTCTTCACCATGATCAAGGGTCTGTTCAACCAAGACCGGCTGCGGGACATTATCCGCAACTTTATCTATTTTCCGGACACATCCAAAAAGGATGAAAAAATCCTCTGCCGGTATCCCCAGTATTACGCGGCCAACAAGCTCTATCAGAATATCAAGGCGCACCGCCGCCCGGAGGGGGACGGCAAGGGCGGCACCTATTTCGGGGCCACCGGCTGCGGCAAGAGCTTTACCATGCTCTTTCTGACCCGGCTTTTGATGAAAAGCGTTGATTTCGCCAGCCCCACCATTGTGCTGATTACCGACCGCACCGACCTGGATGATCAACTTTCCGCCCAATTCACCAATGGCAAGGGGTATATCGGTGATGACTCAGTGATCAGTGTTGAGAACCGGGGGCATCTGCGGGAACTTTTGAAAGGCCGGAACAGCGGCGGCGTTTTCCTGACTACCATCCACAAGTTCACCGAGGACACGGAACTCTTAACCGACCGGGACAATGTGATCTGCATATCCGATGAGGCGCATAGGAGCCAGGTCAATCTTGATCAGAAGGTGCGTATCACAGAAAAGAACGGTGTGAAGTCGGTGAGCAAAACCTATGGCTTTGCCAAGTATCTGCATGATTCCCTGCCTAATGCCACCTATGTCGGCTTTACCGGCACCCCCATCGACGCGACCCTTGATGTGTTCGGCGAAGTGGTGGACGCCTACACCATGACCGAATCGGTTGCCGATGAAATCACCGTGCGCATTGTATATGAAGGCCGGGCCGCCAAGGTGTTGCTTGATAATTCCAAATTGCAGGAGATTGAAGAGTATTACGCCCAGTGTGCTGAAGAGGGGGCTAGCGAATACCAGATTGAAGAGAGCAAGAAGGCCAATGCCCAGATGAACTCTATCCTGGGCGACCCTGACCGGATCAAGGCCCTGGCTGATGATTTTGTGAAGCATTATGAGGCGCGGGTGAGCGAAGGCGCGACAGTCAAGGGCAAGGCCATGTTTGTTTGCTCAAGCCGTTTCATTGCCTGGGATTTCTACAAGGCGGTTATTGCGCTGCGGCCTGAATGGGCAGATGTGAAGGTATGCGAGGAAGGCGTGGAACTCTCCGAGAAGGAGAAAAAAGAGATCAAGCCCATGGAGCGGTTCAAGATGATCATGACCCGTGGCCAGGATGATCCTAAAGAGCTGTATGACATGCTCGGCACCAAGGACTATCGCAAAGAACTGGACCGACAGTTCAAGAACGGGAAATCAAACTTCAAGATTGCCATTGTGGTGGATATGTGGCTCACCGGTTTTGATGTGCCGTTTCTGGATACCATGTATATCGACAAGCCCATCCAGCGGCACAACCTGATCCAGACCATCTCCCGCGTTAACCGCAAGTTTGAGAGCAAGGAAAAGGGGCTGGTGGTGGACTATATCGGTATCAAACGCCAGATGAATCAGGCCCTGGCCCAGTATTCCAAAACCGACAGCTCAAACTTTGAAGAGGTAGAGCAGTCCATTGTGGTGGTCAAAGACCATCTTGATCTGCTGGCCAAGGTGTTCCACAAGTTTGACAAGAAACCATATTTCAGCGGCGCTCCGCTTGAACAGTTGCATTGCCTCAACATGGCGGCTGAGTTTGCCATGATCACCGATACCCAGGAAAAGCGGTTCATGTATCTGGTAAAGCGGTTGAAGGCTGCCTATGACATCTGCTGCGGCTCGGACGCCTTCAGCCAGGATGAGCGTGACCATATCCATTTTTATCTGGCTGTCCGTTCCATTGTCTTCAAGCTGACCAAGGGCGACGCCCCGGACACGGCACAGATGAACGCCAAGGTTCGGGAGATGATCAAGGAGGCCATCAAGAGCGATGGGGTGGAAGAGATATTCAAGATGGGAAAAGATGGGGGCAAGGAGCATGACCTGTTTGATGACGATTACCTTGCCAAGATAGAAAAGATCAAGCTGCCCAACACGAAAATTAAAATCCTGCAACAGCTCTTGGCCAAGGCCATTGGCGATTTCAAGAAGGTAAACAAGATCAAGGGTATCGACTTTTCAAAGAAGCTCAAGGCGCTGGTGGAGCGGTACAATGAGCGCAAGGAACAGGATGTATTGGTAAGTGAAGTGCTGGATGATTTCACCAATGAGATTTACGACCTGATTCAGGCGTTAAGAAAGGAGAAAGAGTCATTTGCCGACCTGGGCATTGATTTTGAGGAAAAGGCGTTCTATGACATCCTGAAGGCCCTGGCGCATAAGTATGATTTTGAATACCCGGAAGACAAACTTCTGCACCTGGCCAAGGAGGTTAAAGTTATAGTTGATGACAAGGCCAAGTATACCGACTGGGACGCCCGCGATGACATTAAAGCCGAGCTGAAGGCAGACCTGATTATCCTTCTTGCCGAGAATGACTACCCGCCGGTTGACCGTGATGAGGTGTATAAAGAAATTTTCGAGCAGGCGGAGAATTTTAAGAGGTTTCAGGGGGCCGGGGCTTCGGCAGGGGATAGAATTTAA